The nucleotide sequence tttttatctttgtttgctatttttttattttattccatataaaaaaagagataAATGAATAACGAAATTAATTTCCTAACCTTtgtgtatgtatataattattaaataacaTGCACACAGTGGGATATGTGTATGAATATGTTTAAAGGGTAATTTGTGAGATAAGTAAAACATACTTGTGTTTtgtatatgaaaaaaataaaatgccATTTTGTGTTGTTGTGTAAACTCCTTaacctttttttatttgttataaAAAGTGAGATTAAAATTGTAAGCAATGAAAGCATATCaaagaaaatacaaaatttatctatatgtacaaaaaaatacaacAGAGAGGAATCatcaaatatatgtaaaagaAGGGGCATATTagaaataaacaaaaatagcAGAGGTGATAAATGTAATATCAACGCGTTCATAAATAGTATAATTGATATAAAACATGGgaaatttttatcaaaatgtGATCAtaagataataaaaacgcATAAGAATAAGTACAGTAGCAGTAATGATAATTATGTTTGGAAAAAtaggaaaaaaaagtatacgTTATTTAGAATAAAAACGAGCTACTATGATGGTGACAGTAATAGAAGTATGACTCATTGTTTTGACTACCCATGTTTTGATTTTACAGTTTTGAAAGAAAATACCCAAGATAGTAATAATGGCGATGAAAACAAAAGTAGGTTAGGGATAATAAAAACTCCACATGGTGAAATAGAAACCCcaaactttttattttgtgcTACTAAAGCATGTATGAAATCGACTccaataaattttataaaaaattcaaaaacacaaataattttgtcaAACACATTTCATTTGTTAATTCAGCCCAAACCGCATATCATTTTTCAACTTGGCGGTTTGCATAAGTTTATGAATTGGGAAGGCCCAGTTTTAACCGACTCAGGAGGATACCAACTTTTTAGTATGACATATGGATCTGTTTcagatgaaataaaaagaaaagctAATATAAGAAATTTCGATagtgtaaataataatatgaacaatATGAAGGATAATGAGACAAGTAAATATACCCATTTAGATGATATATCCAATAtaggaaaaataaaaaacatatcagaaacagataaaaaaaaaaatattaaaataaaaaatggaatatcTACTATTCCAAAAAATGCGAATAGTAatgtaattataaaaattaatgaaaatggtGCATTATATAAATCTTATTTTGATGGCTCAATTGATATATTATCCCCAGAAAGTTCTATTCAAGCACAATATCTATTAGGCACAGATTTTTCAGTTGTTCTAGATGAATGCACCCCTTATAATGTTGATAAAGAATACACAGAAAAATCTATGCATAGATCCCATAGATGGTATATTAGATGTTTATTAGAATTTTATAGAGCTAATAATATGGAAAATTATCATAGTTATTtaaacattatatataataaaaaatataaaaccaataaaatttgggaaaaacaagaaaaaaaaaaacaagcATTATATGGAATAATACAAGGAGGAATATATACAGATTtacgaaaaaaaagttgTGAGGTAGTTTGTAATTTACCCTTTTTCGGATTGTGTATAGGAGGATGTTTAGGTAATAACAAAGAAATGATGTATAGTGTGATTAAACAAACAATGAATTTTATAAGAGAAAATCGAAGAAACAATAATAGCAAAGGAAAGGGTAAAAACAAGCCTATACATTTATTAGGAATTGGGCAAATTaaagatattttttatggaGTAAAACAAGGAATTGACACATTCGATTGTGTGATACCAACCAGATTAGCAAGGCAtggttattttttatgtaaaataaaaactattaatgaagttgaaaaaaaacttgacagaaaaattaaaaaggaatatctcaaaataaaactaaatatattcaaacTTGATAATAACCCTTTGGAGGAAGACTGTAACTGCTATACTTGTAAAAATCATACAAGAGCATATTTACATCatctttttaaaattaatgataatttattaGGGACATTATTAACTGTGCATaatgtttattatatgaatcaCTTAATGCAAGATATCCGACAAGGTATTATTCACAATAATTTGAATAAGGTACAGGAGAGATGGATACAGCTATGATTCACGTCCCAAACAAAATTCAAGTAATGCAAGTATGCCTGAAACAAGTGACACTTGTGTCATTCCacataattttcattattttctttttttatttatgttcatatatacattatcaTGTTGTATTATTGTCATGCGTGAGCACTATATGCTTTATGCCATCATGTGGTACTTTTTAATTAACATTTAAACAactttatttgtttatagtTAAAATACgaacaatatatttaattcataaaaaatataaataatcaaaatgaaagaaacataattattcaatatgtatatatgattaTGCAAATCAATATAACAGGTTACGAATAACTAAAATATACTTAAtaagtttaaaaaaaacacattatacatataataaaattaaaaaaaaattaaagaatataattttttttatacgtCCTCATCAGTTACATTGCCTTTTGTTGTTTTACCCTTGCCAAAgaatttctttttaattttccattttttattattattttttttggaatCATTGAAACCGGGGtctaaaaattaatagaaaaatagtgtagaaaataaatataataaaatatttataatgaaaaatagaCAAGTGTGTATAAAAAGtacacaaatatatatatgaacacACATATAAGTATGTTGATAAACTCAAGGCGTGGCATTACTTAATTTATCTAAAAGTGTGTCTTGTTCCTTTTCTCCATCGAATATATTCtgtaaattaaataaaagttaaatatttatattttttaatgaaagttttatccattttgcaaaatataatatattttgataaatattttattatttttaagaatTACTTGTGTGGCTTTCCAACATAATCCCATATTAATCCATGTTAATatagaatatattattattaaaatgaaatcactataatcatatataaataaactaaaaaaatatggcaAAGAAAGAGAATGgtgcatatataatgttatatagtggaaaaaacttaaaatacataaaaaattatagttAGCCACATATAAGTATGCGGATATATTACCCTTCGAAAATGATATAGACGGAGAATATACTAGTCACAATTAGCATCCAATTATAAAACCTCTGAAAAttcgaaaaaattatataaacatatatacgCAATGAGTTATATAGTATAGAGTGAAAATAATGTGTAGTTATAAATGTCTACATTATTAAATacgtatttttttatattattgtttttgtcatattatttttattaccaACAATGAGGGTATATACGATTTTCCTaaagtttaaaaaaaattaataaaaatattagcTTCTATGAGTATTGCCATTTGAAGTGATGTGattatttatgaatatttatgCATGCATGTTGGGTATACAATAAGTGGTTTTCTACTTACGTATAAAGACACATATCGGGAATACACAGGAGTACATATTGGTAAATAATAGCCACCTagaaataaagaaaattataaataaatatatataagagAAAAAGTACGTACATTGAAtaaatatctatatataaaatattgtatcaaataaaagggatatttatattaaatatatgaatataccCATATGGAGATAAGGAATATGAATAGaaactatatataaacaatattaaaataaaaatattgtaaacTACtaaatagtatatatattttctacaaAACGCTCTGGTAGCGTCATCTGGTTTATATTGTTCAAGCCTATTAAGaaaattttccattttcctcttttccttatttttcaatttcacttatatatatatatatatatatttttttctatacaataaaaaagtataattcttctaaaaagttatattattatataataccCAATTCTAATTGCTTCGTACCCTTTtgaaacaataaaaatgtaattacattatttaaaaggagaatacaatattattgaaaaaaaaaattaataatatgaaattaaatatattatattaacaaattttaaaaaataaaagtatcatttaatatttatttttctttcttttctataaatagaattaagatataaaaaaatttataacaCGTTATATATaggaaataatattactGCTCAagtgtttaaaaaaatttatatactgTACGTGGCTAGCCCTGTAGTGTTATGCATATGTCTATAAACATccataaaataatgaaaaggCTTTTATAGATTCATAAATGTgcttataaatttaaaatatgtaaaaaaattgaaatattCTTATTgcatttcttttatttatcaaGTTTTAGAGTacctaataaaaatatagcatTATCTCTTTTTATGTGTATATCCCATTTATGGTATGCTATATTTCTCCTTTAAAACACTATTAAaagtagaaaaaaaaggagaattaaaaaaagtatattttttataatattaattctTCGGATTacactatatatatatattgtataattttagtagttaaaaaaaataacatgtAATATATAGGAATCAGTTCATATTATGTGTATTCAAATTATAGGCATAACGAAATATGCAtagtatttattataaatatatataacacgAAATATAGGATATTGAAAATTTGGCTAGAAATATAGCCAAAGATTAAactcaaaattatttaatgattaaaaataagctaaaaaataaaaagaaatcCCGAGTTAAAAACAATGATAACACATTAAAGAAGTTATCAGTTGAGGAATTGGGGAATTTAGTAAAGACAAAAAAGGAGGAATTAAATAGGACAATTCAAAAGAAGAatttattagaaaaaaaactagTTAGcgataataaaaaacaatagaaaagatataaaaaattgaaaaaataaaaaatatattaactaCCAAaactgttttttttaaatattttaatttttttttgttaaaggacgaaaaaaatgatgagtTAGAAACTTTCAGTAAAGAGTACactgaattaaaaaataaaatagaattGATCAGTAAAGGGTGTGAAGAATATGATGAAAAGGTAAATCTGGAAAAGAAAACGATAAAAATCAAGTCagttttttataactttCAAAATTCGGACCAACTAAAGAAATTGGAAAACGAAAAAGAAAATCTTAAGGTATTAATTGATGAAAAGCATGAAGAGGCAatgaataatttattaaattacaTAGAAGACGAACGAATTAATCTAgattatgtaaaaaataaaaactttAACGAAATAAATGAGTTAAAGACATCCTTTGATATGGTAAATAGCTCATATTATATGCAACCAAAAtgtttatatgtatatacacataGTTCACTAATATATTGATGCACATCTGTGTATGCAAGATTGGTAAACGTAttatacaattatatacatgttaactaatgaaaaatattttagaaaataaagacaatcgaagaaatatttaaaaagcATTTAGAAGAATATGATAACGAccaaaaatatgaaatggAAGAAATTATAGATAATTATACtattatggaaaaaaatgaaataatttatttaaaaaatttatataatgatcACATTAAAGATATTagtgaaatatatatgaacatgattaatgattataaaaaatattattttaatcaAATTAGAGAAAACATAaccaaaataaaactattaaaaaaacaaataaacgAGTTGGAAGCAAATGATAAAGAGGCTAAAAgtgatataaatatctaTAGCACAGAAAACTTATCTATgcttgaaaatataaaaacattgGAAATAAACAGGTActaaatgatataaactATGTCgattttatgaataaaatttgGATATATTCGATAGAtgaatgaataaatatataccaTGCGTATATATTCAATAGCTGCTTCGTCATATTTGGATTCCCTATATACatgcaaataaatatcacTTTTTCAGGGAAAATCTAAACAAAGCCTTAAAGTTTTATTCAAAAGATTTCGTGATGTATAAAAACTTAGAATTGATTTATAATGAGAacaatgtatatattaaaaatttgaaagTGTTTTCTCACAGTTtcaaggaaaaaatattgcaaGTTGAAAATGCTTTTATAGATTTAtcgaaaaatgaaaatgacgGTTTTGAtgattattttgaaaatattaaaaataaaaatatgtgtttgaaaaataaaataaaaagtctTAATTTGAATTTGGAGTCTCTAGATAAAGAGTTaaacttatatataaaagaaaaaggcATAAAACAGGAAGATGTTATAACAGTTAGAAAGGGAATAGACTTTTGTATGCgcacatataataaagagTTTGATAACTTGTTATATGCtcaaagaaaaataaaaaagaaaatgaaagacagtgaaaatatttatgaaaaaaaactaaaagatattaatataaaaaaggaaaattaAATGTACAACAAAATCAAAG is from Plasmodium berghei ANKA genome assembly, chromosome: 14 and encodes:
- a CDS encoding queuine tRNA-ribosyltransferase, putative gives rise to the protein MKKIKCHFVLLCKLLNLFLFVIKSEIKIVSNESISKKIQNLSICTKKYNREESSNICKRRGILEINKNSRGDKCNINAFINSIIDIKHGKFLSKCDHKIIKTHKNKYSSSNDNYVWKNRKKKYTLFRIKTSYYDGDSNRSMTHCFDYPCFDFTVLKENTQDSNNGDENKSRLGIIKTPHGEIETPNFLFCATKACMKSTPINFIKNSKTQIILSNTFHLLIQPKPHIIFQLGGLHKFMNWEGPVLTDSGGYQLFSMTYGSVSDEIKRKANIRNFDSVNNNMNNMKDNETSKYTHLDDISNIGKIKNISETDKKKNIKIKNGISTIPKNANSNVIIKINENGALYKSYFDGSIDILSPESSIQAQYLLGTDFSVVLDECTPYNVDKEYTEKSMHRSHRWYIRCLLEFYRANNMENYHSYLNIIYNKKYKTNKIWEKQEKKKQALYGIIQGGIYTDLRKKSCEVVCNLPFFGLCIGGCLGNNKEMMYSVIKQTMNFIRENRRNNNSKGKGKNKPIHLLGIGQIKDIFYGVKQGIDTFDCVIPTRLARHGYFLCKIKTINEVEKKLDRKIKKEYLKIKLNIFKLDNNPLEEDCNCYTCKNHTRAYLHHLFKINDNLLGTLLTVHNVYYMNHLMQDIRQGIIHNNLNKVQERWIQL
- a CDS encoding GAS8-like protein, putative — translated: MIKNKLKNKKKSRVKNNDNTLKKLSVEELGNLVKTKKEELNRTIQKKNLLEKKLDEKNDELETFSKEYTELKNKIELISKGCEEYDEKVNLEKKTIKIKSVFYNFQNSDQLKKLENEKENLKVLIDEKHEEAMNNLLNYIEDERINLDYVKNKNFNEINELKTSFDMKIKTIEEIFKKHLEEYDNDQKYEMEEIIDNYTIMEKNEIIYLKNLYNDHIKDISEIYMNMINDYKKYYFNQIRENITKIKLLKKQINELEANDKEAKSDINIYSTENLSMLENIKTLEINRENLNKALKFYSKDFVMYKNLELIYNENNVYIKNLKVFSHSFKEKILQVENAFIDLSKNENDGFDDYFENIKNKNMCLKNKIKSLNLNLESLDKELNLYIKEKGIKQEDVITVRKGIDFCMRTYNKEFDNLLYAQRKIKKKMKDSENIYEKKLKDINIKKEN